One Actinospica robiniae DSM 44927 genomic region harbors:
- a CDS encoding DUF3048 domain-containing protein: MRTRGDTRMTNRLSYRRRGRAALATAVVAAAATAAGLLAAAGCSSSSPATNPLTGQGSGGHVLAAKIDNVGAAQTQLSGLNSADLVYVIQVEGGLSRYLAVFDSSTAPDVRVGPLRSARQTDIPLLAPFGRVGLAYTGAISGLLPELAAANLQNITPAVAPKLFSNGGSSPTYLQTSAVFSAYPNLAETQNVGFQFGAAPDGGQPAASAAAQLPGASFAFTASGQKWLVSVDGRAATSSGQGRLSADNVIIQHVHVVAGKFTDHNAGHADNEVFSQTTGSGQADFYRGGQVWHGQWSKAGDTSPTDYTVGGATMLLAPGRTWIVLEGS, encoded by the coding sequence ATGAGAACCCGAGGCGACACGCGGATGACGAACCGGCTCAGCTATCGACGACGAGGCCGCGCCGCGCTCGCGACGGCCGTCGTGGCGGCGGCCGCCACGGCCGCAGGCCTGCTGGCCGCGGCCGGGTGTTCGTCCAGCTCGCCCGCGACGAATCCGCTGACCGGCCAGGGCTCCGGCGGCCACGTCCTCGCCGCGAAGATCGACAACGTCGGCGCGGCGCAGACCCAGCTCTCCGGACTGAACTCCGCGGATCTCGTCTACGTCATCCAGGTCGAGGGCGGTCTGAGCCGCTACCTGGCCGTGTTCGACAGCTCGACCGCGCCGGACGTCCGGGTCGGGCCGCTGCGCAGCGCGCGGCAGACGGACATCCCGCTGCTCGCGCCGTTCGGCCGGGTCGGGCTCGCCTACACCGGCGCGATCTCCGGCCTGCTGCCCGAGCTCGCCGCGGCGAACCTGCAGAACATCACCCCGGCGGTCGCGCCGAAGCTGTTCAGCAACGGCGGCTCCTCCCCCACCTACCTCCAGACCTCCGCGGTCTTCTCCGCGTACCCGAACCTCGCCGAGACCCAGAACGTGGGCTTCCAGTTCGGCGCCGCGCCGGACGGCGGGCAGCCGGCCGCCTCCGCGGCGGCGCAGCTGCCCGGCGCCTCGTTCGCCTTCACCGCCTCCGGGCAGAAGTGGCTGGTGAGTGTGGACGGGCGCGCGGCGACGAGTTCCGGGCAGGGGCGCCTGAGCGCGGACAACGTGATCATCCAGCATGTCCACGTCGTCGCCGGCAAGTTCACCGACCACAACGCCGGGCACGCCGACAACGAGGTCTTCTCCCAGACCACCGGCTCGGGCCAGGCCGACTTCTACCGCGGCGGCCAGGTCTGGCACGGTCAGTGGTCCAAGGCGGGCGACACCTCGCCCACGGACTACACGGTCGGGGGCGCCACCATGCTCCTGGCGCCCGGCCGGACCTGGATCGTGCTCGAAGGCAGCTGA
- a CDS encoding DUF6338 family protein, producing MLPSTFAGLVAFAVLLLPGFVYNLRQEQFASRADQSPLREAVQIVTASLLCDAVVLLLFLPVRLWAPRQTPSLTNWFKAGNAYWLAHDKLIVEWLFGYVAVACVLGFVSAHGRLRHGVVRSLQRFAEVEPPAQSAWAKVMRQFDDTKYKVCVYVGCHLEDGRFLSGPLLSLNDLVEETQDRELVLSQPILVREAGETALRELTGVGFVVISARKLVSLEFSHFVSRDDFPRATRDPVGSRGVGLATAQPLPGQGWRRVAGRRDQGRRR from the coding sequence ATGCTGCCGAGCACTTTCGCCGGTCTCGTCGCGTTCGCGGTGCTGCTGCTGCCGGGCTTCGTGTACAACCTGCGGCAGGAGCAGTTCGCCAGCAGGGCGGACCAGTCCCCGCTCCGGGAAGCGGTGCAGATCGTCACCGCGAGCCTGCTGTGCGACGCCGTGGTCCTGCTCCTGTTCCTCCCGGTCAGGCTCTGGGCGCCGCGTCAGACACCCAGCCTGACGAACTGGTTCAAGGCGGGGAACGCGTACTGGCTGGCTCACGACAAGCTGATCGTCGAATGGCTCTTCGGTTACGTCGCAGTGGCCTGTGTCCTCGGATTCGTTTCGGCGCACGGAAGACTGCGTCATGGCGTGGTGCGGTCACTACAGCGTTTCGCAGAAGTCGAACCACCGGCGCAATCGGCCTGGGCCAAAGTGATGCGGCAATTCGACGACACGAAGTACAAGGTCTGCGTGTACGTCGGGTGCCACCTTGAAGACGGGCGCTTCCTGAGCGGGCCGCTCTTGTCGCTCAACGATCTCGTGGAGGAGACGCAGGATCGCGAACTCGTCCTTTCCCAGCCCATCTTGGTTCGGGAAGCCGGTGAGACGGCTCTGCGAGAGCTGACGGGTGTGGGCTTCGTCGTCATCTCGGCGCGGAAGCTCGTGAGCCTGGAGTTCTCGCACTTCGTCAGCCGGGACGACTTCCCCCGGGCCACGCGGGATCCGGTCGGCTCCCGGGGCGTCGGCCTCGCGACAGCGCAGCCGCTGCCCGGGCAGGGATGGCGACGCGTGGCCGGCCGGCGGGATCAGGGCCGCCGCCGCTGA